The following are encoded together in the Serratia odorifera genome:
- a CDS encoding haloacid dehalogenase type II gives MAVFKPKFITFDCYGTLINFDMAGAAASVFADRISAENLRAFTTDFARYRLDEVLGAFKLYPQVVSNALQRTCDKWRVTCTAEDSAAIMTACASWGPHPDVPAGLARVAGEFPLVLLTNSTDRLIAHHVPRLGAPIHMTITAEEVGAYKPQMKGFEYMLDKLNCGPDEILHVSSSLRYDLMTAHDLGIVHKVFVNRGHEPGTPYYGYSEIRDIGGLAAVVGL, from the coding sequence ATGGCTGTGTTTAAACCGAAATTTATCACCTTTGACTGTTACGGCACCCTGATCAACTTCGATATGGCCGGTGCGGCGGCCAGCGTGTTTGCCGATCGCATCAGCGCGGAAAACCTGCGCGCGTTTACCACCGACTTTGCCCGCTACCGCCTGGATGAAGTGCTGGGAGCCTTCAAGCTTTACCCGCAGGTGGTGAGCAATGCATTGCAGCGCACCTGTGACAAATGGCGCGTGACCTGTACCGCTGAAGATAGCGCGGCCATCATGACCGCCTGCGCCAGTTGGGGACCACATCCGGACGTGCCGGCGGGCCTGGCCAGGGTGGCCGGCGAGTTCCCGCTGGTACTGCTGACCAATTCCACCGACCGGTTGATCGCCCATCACGTGCCACGGCTCGGCGCGCCAATCCATATGACCATCACCGCCGAAGAGGTCGGCGCCTATAAACCGCAGATGAAGGGCTTCGAATACATGCTGGACAAGCTCAACTGCGGCCCGGACGAGATCCTGCACGTCTCATCCAGCCTGCGCTACGACCTGATGACCGCGCACGATCTGGGCATCGTCCACAAGGTATTCGTCAACCGTGGTCACGAACCGGGCACGCCGTACTACGGCTATAGCGAAATCCGCGACATTGGCGGTCTTGCGGCCGTGGTGGGTCTGTAA
- a CDS encoding NAD(P)/FAD-dependent oxidoreductase, with protein MKLESFWQATAPAFTGAAQGELPATADVVVIGAGFTGISAALNLARSGLKVVVLEAAKVMSQASARNGGHCNTGVAQDFASLVASRGMEQASRYYRAFADAVDYVEQLVQQENIDCDFLRTGKIKLASKASHFPALQATYQALRSSVDREVELVGADRIRHEVDSAAFHGGLIQRRGGQMHMGKFGVGLAQAAASSGAAIYQDTPVTGLTRLTGYRHRVATPQGEIVAEKVLMATGCSNRGPFRWFQRRIVPVGSFIVVTAPLPAERLASLLPNNRTCVTSLNVGNYFRTTADHRLVFGGRARFAISNPTSDARSGSVLQAGMSRLFPQLATAKIDYCWGGLVDMTADRLPHAGEQDGVFYSLGYSGHGTQMSVWMGRVMADLLAEKPADNPWLRDGWPALPGYFGKPWFLPVAGWYYKAKDRLS; from the coding sequence ATGAAACTGGAATCTTTCTGGCAGGCAACGGCACCGGCGTTTACCGGTGCGGCGCAAGGTGAGCTGCCCGCTACCGCCGACGTGGTGGTGATCGGCGCTGGGTTTACCGGCATCTCGGCGGCGCTGAATCTGGCTCGCAGCGGGCTGAAGGTGGTGGTGCTGGAAGCCGCCAAGGTGATGAGTCAGGCTTCGGCGCGCAACGGCGGGCACTGCAATACCGGCGTAGCGCAGGATTTTGCCTCGCTGGTCGCCAGCCGTGGAATGGAGCAGGCCAGTCGCTACTACCGGGCGTTCGCCGATGCGGTGGACTATGTGGAACAACTGGTGCAACAGGAAAACATTGATTGTGACTTCCTGCGCACCGGCAAGATCAAGCTGGCCAGCAAGGCGTCTCACTTTCCGGCACTGCAAGCGACGTATCAGGCGCTGCGCAGTAGCGTCGATCGCGAGGTAGAACTGGTGGGCGCCGATCGGATCCGCCACGAAGTTGACTCTGCCGCCTTTCACGGTGGGCTGATCCAGCGTCGCGGCGGTCAGATGCACATGGGCAAGTTTGGCGTCGGTCTGGCGCAGGCGGCAGCCAGCAGTGGGGCGGCGATTTACCAAGACACCCCGGTGACCGGCCTGACGCGCCTTACGGGCTATCGCCACCGCGTAGCGACGCCGCAGGGCGAGATTGTCGCCGAAAAGGTGCTGATGGCTACCGGCTGCTCCAATCGGGGGCCATTTCGCTGGTTCCAGCGACGCATCGTACCGGTAGGCAGTTTTATCGTCGTTACCGCACCGCTGCCGGCGGAACGACTGGCGTCGCTGCTACCCAACAACCGTACCTGCGTGACCTCGTTGAACGTTGGCAACTATTTCCGTACTACCGCCGACCACCGCCTGGTGTTTGGCGGGCGGGCACGCTTTGCCATCAGCAACCCGACCTCGGACGCCCGCAGCGGCAGCGTGTTGCAGGCGGGAATGAGCAGGCTGTTCCCGCAACTGGCCACGGCGAAGATCGATTACTGCTGGGGCGGTCTGGTGGATATGACCGCCGATCGCCTGCCGCACGCCGGCGAACAGGACGGGGTGTTCTACTCGCTGGGCTACAGCGGACACGGTACGCAGATGTCGGTGTGGATGGGACGCGTGATGGCCGACCTGCTGGCGGAAAAACCGGCTGATAACCCGTGGCTGCGTGACGGCTGGCCGGCGCTGCCCGGCTATTTTGGCAAACCGTGGTTTTTGCCCGTTGCGGGCTGGTATTACAAGGCTAAGGACCGGCTCTCCTGA
- a CDS encoding NAD-dependent succinate-semialdehyde dehydrogenase, with protein MLAQRLNDRQLLRQQAFFAGSWSSADGGETLSVTNPANGEILATVPALGAAETTRAIAFAEAARHHWGQTSNAQRAQLLENWHQLILANADDLATLMTAEQGKPLAEAKGEVLYGAGFVKWFAEEARRIYGETIPAPSGDRRIMVLKQPVGVAAAITPWNFPIAMITRKVAPALAAGCPIVVKPSELTPLCALALMELATRAGFPPGVLQILTGLPQEIGATLTASRTVRKISFTGSTRVGQLLMQQSADSIKRLSLELGGNAPLIVFDDADLEIAVAGVMTSKFRNAGQTCVCANRILVQRGIYPRFVERLLADVAKLTVGDGFSADSTLGPLINAAAVAKVNGHIDDALSHGATLLAGGIMQGEGNFVAPTVLGEVTAAMRIAHEETFGPVAPLFVFDNEQQAIAMANDTPYGLGAYFFTEDLRRAWRVGEALEFGMVGYNTGAISLEVAPFGGIKMSGVGREGSHYGIDEYLEIKAFHFGSLC; from the coding sequence ATGCTTGCTCAACGCTTGAACGATCGACAACTGCTGCGCCAACAGGCTTTCTTTGCCGGTAGCTGGTCCAGCGCCGACGGTGGGGAAACGCTGTCGGTAACCAATCCTGCCAACGGCGAGATACTGGCCACGGTGCCGGCACTCGGCGCCGCCGAAACCACCCGCGCCATTGCCTTTGCCGAAGCCGCCCGCCATCACTGGGGGCAAACCAGCAATGCCCAGCGCGCGCAGCTGTTGGAGAACTGGCATCAACTGATCCTCGCCAACGCCGACGATCTGGCCACGCTGATGACCGCCGAGCAGGGCAAACCACTGGCCGAGGCCAAGGGTGAAGTGCTGTACGGCGCCGGCTTCGTTAAATGGTTTGCGGAAGAGGCACGCCGCATCTATGGCGAAACCATCCCCGCCCCGAGTGGCGATCGGCGCATTATGGTGCTGAAACAGCCGGTAGGAGTGGCTGCGGCGATTACGCCGTGGAATTTCCCCATTGCGATGATCACCCGTAAAGTAGCACCGGCGCTAGCGGCCGGCTGCCCAATCGTGGTGAAACCGTCGGAGCTGACGCCGCTCTGCGCGCTGGCACTGATGGAACTGGCCACCCGCGCCGGTTTCCCGCCCGGGGTACTGCAAATCCTCACCGGTCTGCCGCAGGAGATTGGCGCCACCCTGACCGCCAGTCGCACGGTACGCAAAATCTCCTTTACCGGCTCCACCCGCGTGGGGCAACTGCTGATGCAGCAAAGTGCCGACAGCATCAAACGCCTCAGCCTGGAATTGGGCGGCAATGCGCCGCTGATTGTCTTCGACGATGCCGATCTGGAGATCGCCGTTGCCGGCGTGATGACCAGCAAATTCCGTAATGCCGGTCAAACCTGCGTGTGTGCCAACCGCATTCTGGTTCAGCGCGGCATCTATCCGCGTTTTGTCGAGCGGCTGCTGGCTGACGTAGCGAAACTGACCGTTGGCGATGGTTTCAGTGCAGACAGCACTCTCGGCCCGCTGATCAACGCGGCGGCAGTGGCCAAGGTCAATGGGCATATTGATGATGCGCTCAGCCACGGGGCGACGCTGTTGGCCGGCGGTATCATGCAGGGAGAGGGCAATTTTGTGGCGCCCACGGTGTTGGGTGAAGTTACCGCCGCGATGCGCATTGCCCACGAGGAGACGTTCGGCCCGGTAGCGCCGTTATTCGTGTTTGACAACGAACAGCAGGCGATCGCCATGGCCAATGATACGCCTTATGGTCTGGGCGCCTATTTCTTTACCGAAGACCTGCGCCGCGCGTGGCGGGTTGGCGAAGCGCTGGAGTTTGGCATGGTGGGTTACAACACCGGCGCCATCTCGTTGGAAGTCGCGCCCTTTGGTGGCATAAAAATGTCTGGCGTCGGGCGAGAAGGCTCCCATTACGGCATTGATGAATATCTTGAAATTAAAGCGTTTCATTTTGGCAGTCTGTGCTGA